From Patescibacteria group bacterium, a single genomic window includes:
- a CDS encoding SUF system Fe-S cluster assembly protein has translation MIVEREIIRALKEIIDPELNINIVDLGLIYDLGIDQTEGRVEITMTLTTPGCPLSFVFREWIPTAVRKVDGVCDVVINLVWDPPWSPDMISDDQKEELGIIK, from the coding sequence ATGATAGTAGAGCGGGAGATTATAAGAGCTTTAAAAGAGATTATTGATCCGGAATTGAATATTAATATTGTAGATTTAGGTTTAATTTATGATTTAGGAATAGATCAGACTGAAGGTAGAGTTGAAATTACTATGACACTCACCACTCCCGGATGTCCGTTATCCTTTGTTTTTAGAGAGTGGATACCGACTGCTGTAAGAAAAGTTGACGGCGTCTGCGATGTTGTGATTAACTTAGTATGGGATCCTCCATGGAGTCCTGACATGATATCCGACGATCAGAAAGAAGAGCTTGGAATCATAAAATAA
- the recR gene encoding recombination protein RecR, producing the protein MKIPKAIQQVIESFEKLPGIGPKTAQRLTFYLLHVPQHELDRFAQAISNLKKDTVVCSICYSVGEVDPCAYCASQDRDQSTICVVEEALDVLALERSGKYNGVYHVLHGRIDPLNNIGPNEIYISQLFQRIRESRNGYTIKEVILATNPTMEGEATAMYIAKYIREHFPDINVTRIGRGLPIGADLEYADSMTLQRSIEGRTKY; encoded by the coding sequence ATGAAAATTCCAAAAGCAATCCAACAAGTTATTGAATCATTTGAAAAGCTTCCTGGTATTGGTCCAAAGACAGCTCAAAGATTGACTTTCTACTTACTTCATGTACCACAACATGAATTAGATAGATTTGCACAGGCTATCTCTAACTTGAAGAAAGATACCGTAGTATGTTCTATCTGCTACAGTGTAGGTGAGGTGGATCCGTGCGCATATTGTGCTAGCCAAGATAGAGATCAGTCTACTATTTGTGTTGTGGAAGAGGCTCTTGATGTTTTAGCACTTGAAAGAAGCGGCAAGTATAACGGTGTATATCATGTCCTTCATGGAAGAATTGATCCACTGAATAATATTGGACCAAATGAGATCTATATATCACAGCTTTTTCAGCGAATTAGAGAGAGTAGGAATGGCTATACAATTAAAGAGGTTATTTTAGCTACCAATCCAACAATGGAAGGCGAGGCAACAGCGATGTATATCGCTAAGTATATTCGAGAGCATTTTCCCGATATTAATGTAACTAGAATTGGGAGAGGTCTTCCAATAGGTGCAGATCTTGAATATGCAGATTCCATGACTCTCCAACGTTCTATTGAGGGAAGAACCAAGTATTGA
- the proS gene encoding proline--tRNA ligase, with amino-acid sequence MRYSQLFPKTIKEAPKDEVAINAKLLIRAGFIDKLMAGSYTLLPLGRRVERKIEQIIREEMNKTGAQEILMPLLHPKEIWNETGRWDKAREVMYQFEKNDREYALSFTHEEIVMDLIRKHVTSYKDLPVKIYHFSTKFRNEPRAKSGILRGREFLMKDLYSAHTSKEDLMKYYWEVADAYIRAFQRMGLDAKITEASGGVFTKEHTHEFQVLCPQGEDTIYWKDEWKFAKNKEVMTEQELQDTSIQSAQAIEVGNIFPLGTFYSEKMGAYFTDRDGSRKPIWFGSYGIGPTRVMGTIVEVSHDEKGIIWPLSVAPYQVHLVGLMNSDQFIKQTIEEVYQRLKDAGIEVLYDDREDVNPGQKFADADLIGIPVRLVVSHKTISEGLQKVNKYFIEWKKRSEYKTEVITIEEVIKRLLSSNN; translated from the coding sequence ATGAGATACTCGCAGTTGTTCCCAAAAACAATCAAAGAAGCCCCTAAGGATGAAGTCGCTATCAATGCTAAGTTGTTGATCCGCGCTGGATTTATTGATAAGTTAATGGCAGGATCATATACTCTTTTACCTCTGGGACGTCGTGTTGAGCGTAAGATTGAACAGATTATTCGTGAGGAGATGAATAAAACAGGCGCGCAAGAGATACTTATGCCGCTTCTTCATCCTAAAGAAATTTGGAATGAGACCGGAAGGTGGGATAAAGCAAGAGAAGTGATGTATCAGTTTGAAAAGAATGATCGAGAGTATGCGCTTTCATTTACTCATGAGGAGATTGTGATGGATCTTATACGCAAACACGTTACTTCCTATAAAGATCTTCCAGTAAAAATTTATCATTTTTCAACAAAGTTTAGAAATGAACCACGTGCAAAATCAGGTATTCTTAGAGGTAGGGAGTTTCTTATGAAAGATCTTTATAGTGCCCATACAAGCAAAGAAGATTTGATGAAATACTATTGGGAAGTAGCAGATGCATATATCAGGGCTTTTCAGAGAATGGGTCTTGATGCCAAAATTACCGAAGCTTCAGGAGGAGTTTTCACTAAGGAGCATACACACGAATTTCAAGTTCTTTGCCCGCAGGGTGAGGATACAATTTATTGGAAAGATGAATGGAAGTTCGCCAAGAATAAGGAAGTCATGACTGAGCAAGAACTTCAAGATACATCTATCCAATCAGCTCAAGCGATTGAAGTTGGGAATATTTTTCCATTAGGTACTTTTTACTCTGAAAAAATGGGAGCGTATTTTACAGATCGGGATGGGAGCAGAAAACCGATATGGTTTGGGAGTTATGGTATAGGTCCAACGCGCGTTATGGGAACAATTGTTGAGGTATCACATGATGAAAAAGGCATTATTTGGCCTCTATCAGTTGCACCTTATCAAGTCCACTTAGTTGGGCTAATGAATAGCGATCAGTTTATAAAACAAACAATAGAAGAAGTCTATCAGAGATTAAAAGATGCAGGTATTGAAGTATTATACGATGATAGAGAAGACGTAAATCCTGGTCAAAAATTTGCTGATGCTGATCTTATTGGTATTCCAGTTAGACTTGTCGTCAGTCATAAAACTATTTCCGAGGGTTTACAAAAAGTAAACAAGTATTTTATTGAGTGGAAAAAACGATCTGAATACAAAACTGAAGTTATCACTATAGAAGAGGTAATCAAACGATTGTTGTCAAGTAATAACTGA
- a CDS encoding DNA polymerase III, subunit gamma and tau, giving the protein MVFYRKYRPQTIEELDSEEVRKKLKSLLQASAPTFIQIPHAFLFTGPKGLGKTSTARIIAKIINCTGRKDTSGKDIEPCNSCDQCQSIINGTNMDVLEIDAASNRGIDEIRDLKEKVRLTPFSAKKKVYIIDEVHMLTTEAFNALLKTLEEPPSHTVFILCTTELHKIPSTILSRCFHLEFKIATEDELVRSFRRIVHGEELDIDEEVLYKIAKLAEGGFRDGTKILEELVSLSGGSKITADILERKYHLESIEKFTQDLLKAIENRDITRSLELTLKIVDVGIDIKYFISQFIEELHSQLLLKVGVIKKDRNASHLSLEELRQLIHLFSQAIVDTKYAVIPQLPLELAIINWCTNKDQNENKHIATEKEQSSTEQKVTLQKLRKDLGEIAKERAVNGEQKKEKKEKVSPTPVSILSYTAVGNPSDEWLVAFWRSFIASVKVHNHTIAGVLNSCSLKYYDKKQMVIEAAYQFHKEKLEEAKTYSLLQKISEELTGNPIKVTIELKK; this is encoded by the coding sequence ATGGTTTTTTACAGAAAATATCGTCCACAAACAATAGAAGAATTAGATAGCGAAGAAGTAAGGAAAAAACTTAAATCACTTCTACAAGCAAGCGCTCCTACTTTTATTCAAATACCTCATGCATTTTTGTTCACGGGGCCCAAAGGTTTGGGTAAAACATCAACCGCTCGCATCATTGCCAAAATTATTAACTGTACAGGACGAAAAGACACCAGCGGAAAAGACATTGAACCCTGTAATTCATGTGATCAGTGTCAGAGTATTATCAACGGTACAAATATGGATGTTTTGGAAATTGATGCAGCTTCAAATAGGGGCATTGATGAGATACGTGATTTGAAAGAGAAAGTCCGTCTTACACCTTTCTCTGCTAAAAAGAAAGTTTATATCATTGATGAAGTTCATATGTTAACAACAGAGGCTTTTAATGCTCTTCTGAAGACTCTTGAAGAGCCACCTTCTCATACTGTTTTTATTCTTTGCACGACAGAGTTACATAAAATTCCTTCAACAATCCTATCTCGATGTTTTCACTTAGAATTTAAAATTGCCACTGAGGATGAATTGGTAAGATCATTTAGGAGAATTGTTCATGGTGAGGAATTAGATATTGATGAAGAGGTTCTTTATAAAATAGCAAAACTTGCAGAAGGAGGATTTAGAGATGGTACGAAAATTCTTGAAGAGTTAGTTTCCTTGTCAGGTGGCAGTAAAATAACGGCTGATATTCTGGAGAGGAAGTACCATCTAGAGAGTATAGAAAAATTTACACAAGATCTTCTTAAAGCAATTGAAAATCGCGATATTACTCGTTCTCTTGAGCTAACATTAAAAATTGTTGATGTAGGAATAGACATCAAATACTTTATTTCTCAATTTATAGAGGAATTACATAGTCAGCTTTTATTAAAAGTTGGAGTTATCAAAAAAGATAGAAACGCAAGCCATTTATCACTTGAGGAATTAAGGCAGTTAATTCATCTTTTTTCTCAAGCAATCGTTGACACTAAATATGCTGTCATACCGCAGCTTCCACTTGAGCTAGCAATTATAAATTGGTGTACTAATAAAGATCAGAACGAGAACAAACATATTGCCACAGAGAAAGAACAATCTTCAACAGAACAAAAAGTGACGTTACAAAAACTCAGAAAAGATTTAGGAGAAATCGCTAAAGAACGGGCAGTTAACGGTGAACAAAAAAAGGAGAAAAAAGAAAAAGTGAGTCCTACTCCCGTTAGTATTCTAAGTTATACTGCGGTAGGCAATCCGTCAGATGAATGGTTAGTTGCATTTTGGAGGAGCTTCATTGCAAGCGTTAAAGTACATAATCATACTATTGCAGGAGTACTTAATAGTTGTTCATTAAAATATTACGACAAGAAACAGATGGTTATAGAGGCTGCTTATCAATTTCATAAGGAAAAATTAGAAGAGGCTAAAACTTATTCTCTTCTTCAAAAGATCTCTGAAGAGCTTACTGGCAATCCGATCAAAGTTACAATAGAATTAAAAAAATAA
- a CDS encoding signal peptidase I, translating to MDLIKRGGLFFLDSLQTLLIIASVLMILYAFVIQPNEVSGSSMYPTFKNKEYLLSYLIDVRLDKYKRGDVIVFHSPVDNEKLFIKRVIGLPGDRIRLENGNVYLNGMLFDESAYLAKEVKTYGGSFLPDGVEITVPAGTVFVMGDNRPYSSDSREWGFLKKSDVVGKSIVRILPLTEFTIIKNPFESAKK from the coding sequence ATGGATCTAATAAAAAGGGGAGGTCTTTTTTTTCTTGATTCACTGCAAACACTTCTGATAATTGCATCTGTTCTTATGATATTGTATGCATTTGTTATTCAACCCAATGAAGTTTCAGGATCTTCAATGTATCCCACATTTAAAAATAAAGAATATCTTTTAAGTTATCTCATAGATGTCCGACTAGATAAGTATAAAAGAGGAGATGTTATAGTTTTTCACTCTCCAGTTGATAATGAGAAACTTTTTATTAAACGCGTGATTGGACTTCCTGGAGATAGGATTCGTTTAGAGAATGGTAATGTGTATCTTAACGGTATGCTTTTTGATGAAAGTGCATATCTTGCAAAAGAAGTAAAAACATATGGGGGTTCATTTCTTCCAGATGGTGTAGAAATAACTGTACCAGCAGGGACTGTTTTTGTAATGGGGGACAATCGTCCCTATAGCTCAGATAGCCGTGAGTGGGGATTTCTTAAAAAAAGTGATGTGGTTGGGAAATCAATTGTAAGAATATTGCCTCTCACAGAATTTACAATCATTAAAAATCCATTTGAATCTGCTAAAAAATAG
- a CDS encoding histidine triad nucleotide-binding protein: MENCIFCKIARGEVSKDFLYNDDEIMAFKDINPVKPVHVLIVPKRHIPELIAVDDVLLLAKLLQVTQQLISKFEISDKGYRVIINGGGAQEIDHLHIHLMGPMGSRAAL, translated from the coding sequence ATGGAAAACTGCATTTTCTGCAAAATAGCACGAGGCGAAGTATCAAAAGATTTTCTTTATAACGATGATGAGATAATGGCTTTTAAGGATATAAATCCTGTAAAACCTGTTCATGTATTAATTGTACCTAAACGTCATATCCCTGAGCTTATAGCAGTAGATGATGTTTTATTACTGGCGAAGCTTTTGCAAGTTACTCAACAATTGATCAGTAAATTTGAGATTTCGGATAAAGGCTACAGAGTTATTATTAATGGTGGTGGTGCTCAAGAGATTGATCATCTTCATATTCACCTCATGGGCCCAATGGGATCAAGGGCGGCATTATAA
- a CDS encoding 6-phosphogluconate dehydrogenase: MQIGFVGLGKMGKRMVEKLLLGGHTVVVWNRTKSVVDDFSFVVAEKKLADYLTSAESIKSLVYKLQPPRIIWLMLPAGEATESVIGELDRYIEKGDILIDGGNSYYKDTEKRFRYFQQKGISYLGIGVSGGIKAAENGYPLMIGGDISGFNRIKPLLETLIKPHGGYEYFGEGGAGHFVKMVHNGIEYGMMQAIGEGFGVLEKSPYNIDLVKVAKLWQRGTIITSFLMECAKNALEKDPTLSQIDGVIDATGEAEWTVTQAKEEGVPIENIEQALTFRYRSKKEDNVRNSLAARLIAALRHEFGGHIVHKK, from the coding sequence ATGCAGATTGGTTTTGTTGGCCTAGGAAAAATGGGTAAGAGAATGGTAGAGAAGCTGCTTTTGGGCGGTCATACTGTAGTGGTATGGAATAGAACAAAAAGTGTTGTAGATGATTTTAGCTTTGTAGTGGCAGAGAAAAAGCTTGCTGATTATTTAACATCTGCAGAAAGTATCAAAAGTTTGGTCTATAAGCTTCAGCCTCCCCGTATTATCTGGCTAATGCTACCTGCTGGTGAAGCAACAGAGAGTGTAATCGGAGAACTCGATAGATATATTGAAAAAGGAGATATCCTTATAGATGGAGGAAATTCCTATTATAAAGATACAGAAAAACGATTCAGATATTTTCAACAGAAAGGGATTAGTTATCTTGGGATAGGTGTAAGCGGAGGTATAAAAGCAGCTGAGAATGGATATCCGCTTATGATAGGAGGAGACATATCAGGATTCAATAGAATAAAGCCGTTATTAGAAACATTGATAAAACCTCATGGAGGTTATGAGTATTTTGGTGAGGGTGGTGCAGGACATTTTGTGAAAATGGTCCATAATGGTATTGAATACGGGATGATGCAAGCCATAGGAGAGGGATTTGGCGTACTAGAGAAGTCTCCTTATAATATTGATCTTGTCAAAGTAGCAAAACTCTGGCAGAGAGGAACAATAATCACAAGCTTTTTAATGGAGTGTGCAAAAAATGCGCTGGAGAAAGATCCAACACTTTCACAGATAGATGGTGTTATAGATGCGACAGGTGAGGCGGAGTGGACAGTGACACAGGCTAAGGAAGAGGGAGTGCCTATTGAAAATATCGAACAAGCACTTACTTTTCGTTACCGTTCAAAAAAAGAAGATAACGTTCGTAATTCATTAGCAGCGCGTTTGATAGCTGCTCTTCGACATGAATTTGGTGGACATATAGTTCATAAAAAATAA
- the prs gene encoding ribose-phosphate pyrophosphokinase, which produces MKLFSGSSNTILAGKIGNELGIQLSPLEIFIFPDQERRVRVETDVIDEDCVIIQSTSTPADTYYMELFFIADALNRAGARSITLVMPYVGYQRQDHIFRSGEAVSMQVITKTLEAVGIDKIVTFDLHSLKIPEFFHIPVTHLSALPLFAQEIKKQGWGGLDSVLVSPDMGGIRRIKLISEMLTQMPYAVIEKNRDLASGNVDMVDIKGEINHRALIVDDMISSGKTIVKAAELLKEKGAKEIYVFVTHAVFSADAPKILQNSVVDRVYITDSVLVSEDKQFSKLKIISLSTMIADRIKQGL; this is translated from the coding sequence ATGAAATTATTTAGTGGTAGCTCCAATACTATTCTTGCCGGCAAGATTGGAAATGAACTTGGTATTCAGTTATCTCCACTTGAAATATTTATTTTTCCAGATCAAGAACGTCGTGTAAGAGTTGAGACAGATGTTATTGATGAGGATTGTGTGATAATTCAATCTACATCAACACCAGCTGACACGTATTACATGGAGTTGTTTTTTATTGCTGATGCGCTAAATCGTGCAGGGGCAAGGTCAATTACTCTTGTTATGCCGTATGTTGGCTATCAACGCCAAGATCATATTTTTCGATCAGGAGAAGCTGTCTCAATGCAGGTTATAACAAAGACTTTAGAAGCAGTCGGTATTGATAAAATTGTTACTTTTGATCTCCATTCTCTTAAAATTCCCGAGTTTTTCCATATTCCAGTGACTCATCTGTCAGCTTTGCCTCTTTTTGCTCAAGAAATAAAAAAACAAGGGTGGGGAGGGTTGGATAGCGTTTTGGTATCTCCTGATATGGGCGGAATTAGGAGAATTAAGTTAATTTCTGAGATGTTGACTCAAATGCCTTATGCAGTCATCGAGAAAAATCGAGATTTGGCATCTGGTAATGTTGATATGGTAGATATCAAAGGGGAGATTAACCATAGAGCTTTGATAGTGGACGATATGATATCCAGTGGTAAAACGATTGTCAAAGCGGCAGAATTGTTAAAAGAAAAGGGAGCAAAAGAAATTTATGTTTTTGTAACTCATGCGGTGTTTTCTGCTGATGCTCCCAAAATCTTGCAGAATTCAGTGGTAGATAGGGTCTATATTACAGATTCTGTTCTAGTCTCTGAGGATAAACAATTCTCCAAGCTGAAAATTATCTCACTTTCTACAATGATAGCTGATAGAATAAAGCAAGGATTATAA
- the cysS gene encoding cysteine--tRNA ligase, translating to MLRLYNSLSRTIEEFKPLNPPRVTMYTCGPTVYDFAHIGNFRTYTMADILVRTLKYNSFDVKYVMNITDVGHLTGDNLGDADVGEDRLEKSARREGKTAWEIAEFYTDAFLQDYQKLNLTQPEVFARATEHINEQIDLIKRLEEQGYTYRISDGIYFDTSKFKDYGKLSDMDQIKEGARVEMNEEKRNPRDFALWKFSPKDTIRQMEWDSPWGKGFPGWHIECSAMSMKYLGETIDIHAGGMDLKQIHHPNEIAQSEAATHKQFVRYWFHVAFMLVQGERMSKSLGNNYKLYDLEKEGYDPMDLRYLYLQTHYRQEMNFTFGALDAARNALKRLKNIILEWDAPKIGCAEYEQKFLDALNDDLNTPEALAVVWDLVKSDYPTSAKARSLFKMDEVLGFNLKEYYEQTAKYPVEVPQEVLDLVEERARARKNKQYMRADQIRNRIRKLGFDIQDTEKGTEIRKIS from the coding sequence ATGCTCAGATTATATAATTCTCTCAGTCGTACTATTGAAGAGTTCAAACCCCTCAATCCACCACGTGTGACGATGTACACCTGTGGACCAACTGTATATGATTTTGCTCATATTGGTAATTTTCGTACCTATACAATGGCGGATATTTTGGTACGTACTCTCAAATATAACTCTTTCGATGTGAAGTATGTTATGAACATTACTGATGTAGGTCATCTGACAGGAGATAACCTCGGAGATGCAGATGTTGGTGAGGATAGGCTTGAAAAATCAGCAAGAAGAGAAGGGAAAACAGCTTGGGAGATTGCAGAATTTTATACAGATGCATTTTTGCAAGATTATCAAAAGCTCAACCTTACCCAGCCTGAAGTATTTGCTCGTGCTACTGAGCATATTAACGAACAGATTGATCTTATAAAAAGACTTGAGGAACAAGGATATACCTATAGAATATCAGATGGAATTTATTTTGATACCAGTAAATTCAAAGATTATGGGAAATTATCAGATATGGATCAGATTAAAGAAGGTGCAAGAGTAGAGATGAACGAAGAAAAACGCAATCCAAGAGATTTTGCTTTATGGAAATTCTCACCCAAAGACACGATACGTCAGATGGAGTGGGATAGTCCCTGGGGGAAAGGTTTCCCCGGATGGCACATTGAGTGTTCGGCAATGAGCATGAAGTATTTGGGTGAGACTATTGATATTCACGCTGGAGGTATGGATCTTAAGCAGATTCATCACCCTAATGAAATCGCTCAATCTGAAGCAGCAACGCATAAGCAATTTGTAAGATATTGGTTTCATGTGGCATTTATGCTGGTGCAAGGAGAGAGGATGAGTAAGAGTTTGGGTAATAATTACAAACTTTATGATCTTGAGAAGGAGGGTTATGATCCTATGGATTTAAGATATCTTTATCTTCAGACGCATTATCGTCAGGAAATGAACTTTACATTTGGAGCGCTGGATGCTGCAAGGAATGCTCTCAAAAGGCTTAAGAATATTATTCTTGAATGGGATGCTCCCAAGATTGGATGTGCTGAATATGAACAAAAATTCCTTGATGCTCTCAACGATGACCTTAATACTCCTGAGGCTCTTGCAGTAGTTTGGGATCTGGTGAAATCTGATTATCCTACTTCTGCTAAAGCGCGATCTCTTTTTAAGATGGATGAGGTATTAGGATTTAATTTAAAAGAGTATTATGAACAAACAGCTAAATATCCAGTGGAAGTACCGCAGGAAGTATTAGATCTTGTTGAGGAGCGAGCAAGAGCTAGAAAAAACAAGCAATACATGAGGGCAGATCAGATTCGCAACAGAATTAGAAAACTTGGATTTGATATTCAAGATACTGAAAAAGGAACAGAGATTAGAAAAATTTCTTAG
- the uppS gene encoding isoprenyl transferase: MTKKIQHIGIIMDGNRRWAKERNLPIDKGHEEGARRIEPLVEYAAKQGIQYLTFYSFSTENWKRDPIEVKMLMHVFRKMLNDPVVERMQDKGVKVNILGKYQVFPEDIVKRIEQIHNQSKTNDRITVNFALNYGGRDEILEAVKALLREGPKELTIQIFSNYLYTAGQPDPDLIIRTGGQQRLSGFLMWQSEYAELYFTSTLWPDFTPEEFQKALDWYQNQERRFGR; this comes from the coding sequence ATGACTAAAAAGATTCAGCATATTGGGATAATTATGGATGGGAATAGACGCTGGGCAAAAGAGCGTAATTTGCCAATTGATAAAGGACATGAAGAAGGAGCGCGCCGCATTGAGCCACTGGTTGAGTATGCTGCAAAACAGGGAATACAATATTTGACTTTTTATTCTTTTTCTACTGAGAATTGGAAGAGAGATCCTATTGAGGTAAAAATGCTCATGCATGTTTTCCGTAAAATGTTAAATGATCCTGTGGTTGAGAGAATGCAAGACAAAGGTGTCAAGGTTAATATTCTTGGTAAATACCAAGTTTTTCCAGAAGATATTGTAAAACGCATTGAACAAATTCATAACCAAAGTAAAACCAATGATCGGATTACTGTTAACTTTGCTCTGAATTATGGAGGAAGAGATGAGATTTTAGAAGCAGTTAAGGCATTACTGAGAGAAGGACCGAAGGAACTAACAATACAGATTTTCTCCAATTATTTATACACAGCAGGACAACCAGATCCTGATCTGATTATCAGAACAGGAGGACAGCAGCGCTTAAGCGGCTTTCTTATGTGGCAGTCAGAGTATGCAGAGCTTTATTTCACATCTACTCTTTGGCCAGATTTTACACCTGAGGAATTTCAGAAAGCACTTGACTGGTATCAAAATCAAGAGAGAAGATTTGGAAGGTAA
- the zwf gene encoding glucose-6-phosphate 1-dehydrogenase: MTSPFILVIFGATGDLARRKLIPALFSLFMQGVLPSDFFIFGFSRRDLTDEEFRKLAFVYSNDTYHQSKWREFATHLYYQHGRFEEDSGYRELIEKLNAIDKNKVCAIRIFYLATPPDNYEIILDHLKATQLTQGCTLHFPTRKLQEDGRQYTRIAIEKPFGKDLETAKMLDRKLAEIFEERQIFRVDHYLGKENVQNMLAFRFANGIFEPVWNRRYIDHIQVILSEKNGIGERGKFYDGVGNLRDVAQNHLLQLVAAVTMEQPRSFTKEDVRDARAKAIEAIECIDPEKVGEMVVRGQYRSYRQEKDVDPHSQTETFVAMKFFMNTERMEGIPIYAKTGKKLDKDLVQISIVFTQTCHILFKEYGCPEIGNVITIRIQPDEGINMRFIVKKPQSTLALEPVQMNFSYRDYFGQDGKNAYEKLLLDIFSGEQMLFNRTDELLSSWQFITNILKGWDEYKTPLILYEDNSQGPKEADDLIKRDGRYWL; encoded by the coding sequence ATGACTTCACCTTTTATTCTTGTTATCTTTGGCGCCACAGGAGATCTTGCCAGGCGCAAATTAATTCCAGCCCTATTTTCGCTTTTTATGCAGGGTGTTCTTCCATCTGATTTTTTTATTTTTGGATTTTCCCGGCGTGATTTAACAGACGAAGAATTTCGCAAGCTCGCATTCGTTTACTCTAATGATACGTATCATCAGAGTAAGTGGAGGGAGTTTGCTACTCATTTGTATTACCAGCATGGGAGGTTTGAGGAAGATTCAGGATATCGTGAGTTGATTGAGAAGCTGAATGCGATAGATAAAAACAAAGTATGCGCAATAAGGATTTTTTATTTAGCTACTCCTCCTGATAATTACGAGATAATTCTTGATCATCTTAAAGCAACTCAACTTACACAAGGGTGCACTTTGCATTTTCCAACGCGTAAGTTGCAGGAAGACGGTAGACAGTATACACGAATTGCTATCGAAAAACCTTTTGGCAAAGATCTTGAGACGGCAAAGATGCTCGATCGCAAACTTGCTGAAATATTCGAAGAACGGCAAATCTTTCGTGTTGATCATTATTTAGGAAAAGAAAATGTCCAGAATATGCTAGCGTTTCGTTTTGCGAATGGTATTTTTGAGCCTGTTTGGAACAGAAGATATATAGATCATATTCAAGTAATCCTCAGTGAGAAAAATGGAATTGGGGAACGCGGTAAATTTTATGATGGTGTTGGAAATCTTCGTGATGTTGCTCAGAATCACCTTCTTCAGTTAGTTGCTGCTGTAACTATGGAACAACCTAGATCCTTTACAAAAGAAGACGTTCGTGATGCACGCGCAAAGGCAATAGAAGCAATTGAGTGCATTGATCCTGAAAAAGTAGGAGAAATGGTGGTTAGAGGACAGTATAGAAGCTATAGGCAAGAAAAAGATGTTGATCCTCATTCACAAACAGAAACATTTGTCGCAATGAAGTTTTTTATGAACACGGAACGTATGGAAGGGATTCCCATATATGCCAAAACAGGAAAAAAATTAGATAAGGATCTTGTACAAATTAGTATAGTTTTTACTCAAACATGTCATATTCTTTTTAAAGAATATGGATGTCCAGAGATCGGCAATGTCATTACTATTCGTATTCAACCTGACGAAGGCATTAACATGCGCTTTATCGTCAAAAAACCACAGTCGACGTTAGCTCTTGAGCCTGTACAAATGAATTTTAGCTATCGTGATTATTTTGGGCAAGATGGTAAAAATGCATATGAAAAGCTACTTCTGGATATTTTTTCGGGTGAACAAATGCTTTTTAATAGAACAGATGAGTTATTAAGTTCCTGGCAGTTTATAACAAATATTCTTAAAGGATGGGATGAATATAAAACTCCACTTATACTCTATGAGGATAACTCGCAAGGTCCTAAAGAAGCTGATGATCTTATTAAAAGAGATGGTAGATATTGGCTTTAA